The Panthera tigris isolate Pti1 chromosome E3, P.tigris_Pti1_mat1.1, whole genome shotgun sequence genome segment tggagGGAGGGACCCATGAAGGTGAAAGTGACTAGGGCCCAAAAAGGTCACAATGCCACCCTGCTGTGCTAAGATTGAAAATTCTGGGATGGAAGCAGGGCACTAAATCTAGCAAGAGGATCTAGGTCAACCACTGGGCACAGCTGTTGTCAACAACATTTACTCAGTCAATTAGCCAAGAGCCAGAGTTCACACACCGGATGCTGGTGGAGCAGAAACATCTTTTGTGGATGACTGAGAAATGGTAGGTGGCCCCAATAAGACTTTTGTGAAGACTAAGAGATGGAGGTTTATAAGAGAGCTAGAATAGTGCCTGCACAAAGTAGAACCACAATAAATGGTAACTGAGTTGGAATTCTCATTCTCATCCTACCACTCATGTGCAATGTGACTcggagctttagtttcctcatctgtaaaatatgaacAACAGTAATACCCACTTCCCAGAGTCatttactaaaagaaaacaacacaaaatctGGCTCTCAGGATGGATCCATGGGCCTCTATCTCCCTACTCACAGTTCTCCACTTACCTGCCCAGCAATAGGTTTATTGCAGGAGCCACAGAGACCCTTGGTCTGGGTGGGAACACCACGGCGGCTGAGATCAGACTGCAGCAGTCCCAACATGGTGTCTAGGCTGCCCTTGCTAGTTGGCCCTGGTGAGGATGGGGAGCCCTCATTCACAGAGCTTGGCACTGGTGGCTGAGTTGACCCAGAGGTTGGAAGCTGCAGCAAGAAGGACATGAGAGTTGAGTCAGCAAGGCAGAAGAAGTGGATGGTTCTAAAAGGGGTTGGGGAGCCACAAATCCACACTGGCCCACCTCCTACCTGACTCACGTGGTTCTGGACACGGAAGTCAGACAGTGAAGCCATCAGCCTATCCAATTCCAGGGTGGCCGAGGTTGCTGAAGGCTTTGGGAGAACAGGGGATGGGCTGGGAGGGCTGTGAAGAACACAACTTGTGTTAGCTCAGAGCCACCCAGAATAATGAATGCTATCCTCCAGTAATTCAGGCATCTATCACCTCTCTCCCAGCTCTACCAGCCATATCAAACTCACAGGCTGGGCCTTTTCTTGTCCTCAGATTGGTCCTCCTTCTGTTCCCCTGCAGTCTCCTTGCTAGATGGGAACTGAGACATTATTTCAtctgcagagaggagagaagggcacTGGATATGGGGTCATACTCTATCCCCTTCCAGTTAAGACTTGTGTCCCGTTAGCTGCTACTCTGGAAGAGTATACCCCTCAGTCTTTTCCCTTCTCCACCGTGTCCCCATCCCATCAAGGCCTATCTCTGTGACCTGGTACCTGTGATGTTGAACTGGGTAGCATTAAGTTCCTGAAGCAATCGGTCTAGTTCACAGAGGCCTGTGCCCAAGACACCACTGGAAGAGGAGAATGGAGGGGCCGCAGGAGCTGCAGGTTTTGGGGACCGAGGCTTGCACACCGtactggaaaacagggtggaagCCTGGGTTCAGGGGTGGGGAATCCAAGCCTCTTCACCTGAGTCTTAATTGGCTTCTACTTCCTGCAGTTCCCAGAACCCTCACCTGTACAGATGGTCCTTGTCCCCAGAAGCTCCTGAAGACTCCCCAGATCCTGTCTACAGAGAGAAGGATGCATGTGTGGGATGATAGGCCTATACTTTGCCCCACTCAAGCTCAGATTCTCCTAGCCCTGGCCAAACTTGGCCCTAGTATCACCCCAGTCCCCCACATTTGATCTCACCTGTGACTGGTGGCCATAGGGCAGGGGAGATGTGAAAGGCTCCGGAGACCTCTCTTTTGGAGCCCCTGACCTTGGCATGTGTGAGGTGGTGGTCTCCAGGTCAGACAGCAGGGCATCTGCAGGGGAGAGTCCGTCAGGATGAGAAGTTGAGAGGTTAAGGTTAGAGCAGAGACAGGGACTTAAGAGATTAGAAGATAAGAGTTCCAAGTAGGCAGTAGTTGAGGAGGACAGAAGCCAGTATTAAGAGCAGAAGTTAAGAATCAGATGGAAACACAGACCAGACCAAGGCAGAGAAGTAGAAGTGCAGCAGGGAATATTTATGACCAAAAACATCCCAAATGGCTCATCTTGGGAGTCATGCACAAAAACCACCTGATTCTTTTACTTTCTGCATCTTCCCTGATGCAGTCAAAATTGACGATTTACGCAAGCCAAATCTGGCTTCACCCCAAATTGCTCAGTTGGCTGTATGCCTGGCACCCCGTTTTCTGGTTGGATGCTCTTTCTGCCCACTAattcctgctcccctcccccacctaaaCAGACTCGCTCAGCTCTGGCACAACTCCAGGTACTGGGTCCCACCCTATGCTCCTCATTGGCAGGTCTCCTGGGACCTGCtttctgattggcttattttcCATACAAGCCGGTTACCCCTACTGAGCAGCACCCCCTACTGAAGGGTGCCTGAACCCCTTCTCTTCCATGGAGAGTACAGCCTTTCCAACAGACCAGGAGGAGGAGATGCCTGGgtcctccttcttcctccaagacaaccccccacacccacccatcCTCAGAACTAGATCCTTTGAATCCTTTCCTTTCCAGAACCTAGAAGTCCCTACTCCTTTATTCATCTCTGAGTACCACAGTGGAACCCTTAACCTCTTCCTGGCATCTTGGCACTCATCTGTTCTCTTTCTAGGCGGAAAGACCCGACCCCTACCATACTTAGGGTCCCttaactcttttcttctcttaaactCTGAGCAGGCCCATTTTCTTCTCGAGAATTCGATTTCATATTCTCCCTTCCCATCTACTTTCCCAGGCCTTGACCCCAAGACCCCTTTAACCCTTCCCTTCCCAGAGCCCCTGAGCCCAGGCGCCCACTGGCAGGCGCTGCACCTCCCTGCCCATCCGTCAGCAGCCTGTGATGGAGGGAGCTGagtgagggaagaagggagggagctgagcgaggaaagaagggagggagcgGCCAGTCCgggaaaggcaggaagggagaggcaggaagggggacGTGGAGTCGGAAAGGAGGCGCGGGCAAAGACCAGAATCAAGAAGACAGAAGGCAGGGATGGGGCGATTTGGGGAGTGCAAGGGGGCTCCAGGATGAGGAAGCCGGTCTAGATGGTGGTGAGGAGCTGGGGATAAGGGGACCCAAGCCCCACTCACCCAGGTCCTCCATGGCGGGGCACGGGCGCACCGCGCGGGGCGAGCAGGGCGGGGGCTGTgtccggtgggggcggggggtgagggacGTCCGGGAGTTGGAGGCCCGGCCGTGACCATGTAAGGAAGCCGGGACCCGCTGGGATGGagctggtggggggcgggagggggggtgggtgggtagcgAGGGTGCAAAGAACGGGAGAACCCAGGATGGGGGCGTGTAAAGGAAGGAGGGCCAAGGCCCACCCAGGCCCAGCCCGCCTGTCTGCCGCAGAGGCAGCCACACCCCAGCCTTGGCCTCAGCTACAGGGAGCCCCAGGctgcctgagccaaagtcaaagaggctCTCCCAGACCAAGCTGGAGATCCTCTGCTCAGTGAGACTCTTAGACCAGACTGAGGCCCCCAAGCAGACACCCCCCACCAAGGCTAGCACCCTGAGTCCTTGATAGAGCCCCTGTCCACTCAGGCCATTCCAGAGAGACTTGCCCCAGACAGAATTGTTGGGTTGCGGGCAGAAGTGATCATTCTAAGGATCAGTTAGACAGCAGGTTCAGGGACATTCCCTTGGAGACCCTGATAGCAATGACATGAACAGATCCCAAATGGCACATATACTAGACACAAATCTCTCAGAAATGGAGACAGATAGACACAATGAACTCTCCCATCCTCTAAGCCAGGACCTTCTCTCCAAAAATTGGAACCAAACATATAGACACAGGTAAACTGAACCCAGGCCCAAGCCCCATGCAGACTCAGGGAAAACACTTTCAGGCAACCAGACCACAGCCAGCCTTCAAGACAAAGCCTTTCCCCAACACTGAGGCGACCCTTGGGAAAGAGCCCTTTCCCAAGATACTGGTGAACACAGAGAAGACACAGACCCCATCCACAAAGGAACAAGGGGACTTCCCTCGACTGAGACCCCTGGAAATCAAGGTGGAAGTGAACACTTAGAGCGGAGTTTGGACAGACACAACAGTGTTGCAGTCCCTGGACTGTGGGTCTCAACCCAgcagcaaattaaaacaacctgggaagctttttaaaaatactgatgcccagAGCATCCTCCCCTCAGTCCAATTCAATGAGAAAGAGCctaggcatcagtatttttaaaaagctctctgGGTAGTTCTAATGCACAACCCAAGAACAGAGACCTGGACActcacagaagcacagagataGCAAGTGTCAACCTTAGCTCCCCAGAAGCTAACTGGCAGCCAGTCCGGGCACCCTCCTTGAAGTCAGGCTGCCACCTGAGTGGTTTAGTGATCTGGGATCCTGGTGATGTAGATCCTGCCTTGAGAGATCATACACAGTGCAACATAAGCTGAATACAACTCGGAGCTCTGGCCCTCTCTGAGCAAAACTAAGACAGGGGTTTGGGGACTCTAGGAACATAGAGGTCTTCCTTCAGGCTAATAGCAGAAGGACACTTCGTCCAAGagatgaaaacagacacagagactgaAGACCCAAGATGAGCAAAGGTCACTCAGGAAACAGTAATGCCAAGGCCTTGGACATACATCCCCACACTCACATTTCCTCAGCCCAGCCCCTTCAAAAGACACTAACCAAAGTCTGTATGTCTAGCTGGATACCTGAGCAATGAAGTTGCATAAGCAGAAAGCAGGCTTCTCCCAGTACTCTACTCTATCCCAGGACTCCAGGAACCACTGCATAATTACTTATTAAACTCCTACATGCCAAGGGTGGCCTGTGTTGAGACACATCAACTTGGACAAGACCCTGTTTGATGGGTGAAGGGAGTGGGGGGACTCCCACAGGAAAGTAAGCAGAGACACCACACAATAGGGGTATCCAATTCCAAAGTTTTTAATCTCAACTCTGGAAGGCTGGCCCAGGCCAGGTGCCTGGAGCCCTGGGCCGTTCTTCATCTGTGGGTCCCACACTCAGACCCTGGCGTCTTCAGACCATCATCCTGGGGTACAGCTCCATTCTCTCATCGGTCCTCAATGGTGACTTCTGCTCAGCTTCCTCTTATGCTGCTCTGAGGGAGTCCTCCTTCATAGCCAACTCATCCTTGGATCCCCTCCCAGGGGACATCAACAGTCTAAGCTGGAACCCTTGCCCCCGAATTCAACCCCCATTACCACAGCCAGTAAAGCCTCAGTCAGCGGCCCTGCCTCCTCGCCTGCTGCCTCCACAAGCCCCACTAAGGCCAAGGCCCGTTTCCGAGGGCACTgccctggccccagagcccagcGGGCACAATGGGCAACCAATCGGGGCCGGCCCAGGCGGAATACTTCACCCACTGACTCTGGGCCACCATGGGGTCCCAGGTGGATGTGGCCCACagcctcttccagctcctcctccagcccagggAGCAAAAAACGGCCAGCAGCCTCCAGTGCCTCCTCAGCCTCTGAGCCCAGCAGGGGCTGGCCTGGTGGGGGAACAGGCCCCAGTGTAGCGCCACAGCCCCGGCAGCCATGCAAGTGATGCAGGATAGGCCAGGCTGCACTGGGTGACAGGCCTCGAAGTGGCACCAGGTCCATCTGGGCTTCGGCAAAGCTGCCAGCTAGCAGGGCCCGGAAGAAAGGGGAGGCAGTAGCTGAGGCAGCTCGCTGGGCAGGGAGCCGTAGGCCTGAGTCCAGTAGGAAATGAAGGtcaggggctgggatgggggctgGGCCCAGCAGATGTTCATAAAGGCAAGGGGAGGGGGCATCTAGATCCAAAGGGATTGTAGGTGGGAGGGCTGGGCTCACAGTGGGAGACACCAGGCCTTGGAGGCAGGAAAGGGAGTCCGCagcaaagaagaggaagagtggATGTGGAGCTGGCCGAGTTAGTGCTGAGAGGAGGAGCCGGAGGCCGCCCTGGTCCAGAAGTAGCCGGCGCCACAGAGAGGGCTTCCTTTGGGAAGAAAGGGAATCTTTCAGAAGGTGAAAAATGGTGGCATTAGGGAATGGCAACCTTGCTCCCCTGATCCCTATGAGGCACCCACATCCCCCTCACCGACAGATGAAGGGCAGGGTCAGTGCACAGGCCACGCGGTCCTCAGGGCTTCCTGAGAGCAGCAGATGAGTGAGGGCGCCCACTCCAAAGGGTGATTCAGCCTGCACAGTCAGGTTCTGCAGCAGCATCTCACCTGCAGAGATGGGCAGAGCAAGTCAGGTTGGGAGTTGATGTCCCAACTCTGGGTCCTTCAAAGGAATGAGGCTAAAACCTCACGGCATGGAAGGGGGTAGGACTGCAGGCCCTAGAGGGAAAGGGTCCAGATGCTAGGAACTGAAGATCAAGGGCAAGAACAAAGTGTGATAGTCAGGGCGTACGTACATCTGGGTTCTAAAGGACTCATAATCTGCAGTCAAGACACAGAAGACAGGGCAGTCCCTGGCAGTGTTGGGATTGGTGGGGGGGCTAGGAGGATATGGTGCCTGAGCCAGAGTTTTCTAACTCAGTGTGCCCAGTGGGAAGGCAATCAGGATAGTGCAGAACCAAGAGCATATTGGGTAATGAAATACAGACAAACATGATTCTAAGTTGTTAGGACCAAGCCTGGTGTTGGGGTACACAGGCCCCAAGACTTGGGCAGAGGATGGAGCGGAACTTTGCATGCTGGGagtccctccctcttcccacctggTGACTGAGGTTGGATggtgggctgggcagggcagTGAGAAAGCTATGAACAGCAGAGTGAGGTTCTCAGTCCAGAACCAGAGGGGGATGGGGCCTCTTATGGGGGACACACCCAGCTCCCGGTGCTGGCGTCGAACTGGGCGGGCACGCAGCGTGGGCCAATCATCCGGGGCAACACCTAACACAAGCCAGGCACGCAGCAGTGCAGCACCATAGCTGCGCACAAAGGCCTCGAGACAGGCAGGGTTGCAGGTAAGGCGTGCCAGGATGCGCAGTGCACGTGGGCTCGGTGGACCCGGTGAGCCCGTCACATAGGCCAGCAGGCCACATAGGGCTGGGCTGGTCACCAATGCCCCACTTGGGTCGGGAGCCTGGGAGAAGCGCGACAGTAGCAGCAGCGCTGGCCCCTCGCGGCCCCAAGGCTCCTCAGAGGTGGCGGCAGGGCTGCGGCCAGGTGTGCGCAGTGTGCGAGGCGTCCGCAGTGAAGctgggcccagggtggggctggttGGCTCAGCTGGCTCCGGTGGCGGTGGAGGTGGGGGACATCGCTCAGGGGACCAGTCAGGAGAGATGTCTCCCGGGCCTGCGGCGTAGCCTTCAGAGATCAGCCATGACCtgtagaggggaaaatggggagactGAACCCAGAACCACAACAAAGGAGCAGAGCCAAAGAGCTGTCATGTAAAACTAAGTGACTGAAGCCAGGGAGAGGAAATGAGGCCAGGGGGGataggagagaaagggaaatggggaaaaatacCCCAACTCAGTCAGCAATTACTGATACCTATTATGTACGAAGTCCAGTATTAGGTACCGGGCATGAACAGTAAGAAAACTAAAGTCCCCATCCTACCAGAGTTTATATTCTATTGAGGGGTGAACAGACAACAAAGTAAAAATGGTCCAGTGAACCTGTCTGGGTCCCAAAGTTCAGAGGTGCTGGCGTAGAGCCAAGGCCAAAGATGGACTCaggaaaaagaatgtttaatGATGACTAGAAAGTGGTCATGTCCGGGGAGAATGAGGAATCAGGAATCAGAGTCAACAAGAGTTGACTGAGATAGAATGGGGTAGTGAAGACAGCCAGAGTCCTCAACCCACAGCAATCAGGTGGGGATTCACCTTAGGCTTCGGAAGCTTCCAGCTTCTGCCCGCTCAGGGGTCCGCTCCTCAGGAAAGTCCCAGGAAGcagcttctcttccctcttcttcctcatcaCCAGCATCACCACACAGCTGCCCAGCCAAGAGAGGTACAAGTCCCAGAGCCTGTAGCCGGCCCAGGGCTCCAGTATCATACAGGAAGCCCACGAGGGCAGCCACGACACgaaggtgccaggcactggcacGAGGGTCCCGTAGCAGGCCCATCAACAGCTCCAAACCACCAGCATCCCGCAGCCGGGCCCGGTTGATGGCCTCCCGGCACAGCAGGCACACGGCTCGTACCAGGGGCTGCTGAGAGGCTGGGCCAGCCCCATTAGGTCCCCTGCGCCGCCGGAGTTCACCCAGTAGTACTTCCACACCCCCAGCATTGCCCAATGCAGGCCGTACAAGGCCCTGGGCACACAGGTTGGCAAGGATCAAGATAGTTGCCTCCCGTACTGCCTTTTTGGGGTGGGAGGCCAAACTGACCAGTGGGCCTAATCCTCCACCCAGACTTAGCTGCTCAGCACAGGCCCGGGAGCAGCCTCGACTCAGCTCTAAGAGGGCACGGACTAGGGCCAAGGTCAGTGCAGGGTCTGGGGCAGCGGCCAGAAGCTCAGCCAGAGGGCGTACTGCTCCCTGCTGTGCCAGGGCCAGGCGGTGCTGGGGTGAGTCGGCCAGGTTGCGGAGGGCACGCACCACACTCTGCAGGCACTGGGAGTCCTGGCAGGCTGTCAGGCTCTCAACCAGCAAGGGAACAGCAcctggagagggaaaaggagtaCAAAGAGTGAGCAAGGAGATACCTACGCTCCTTCTCCCACACCAAGCCCTAGCTAACTCCACACTCATAGCTTTCTCACCAGCAGAATGGATGTCCCCACAGCTCTCAGGTTCCATGGCTAAGTTCCCCAGAGCACGGGCTGTTCTGTTCTGGATGCTGTCTGTCTTCACGCACTGAAGAATAGTCACTGCAAGATAATTTGGTCTCTTGAGGGTCCTGCCCCTTCTTGTCTCTCTCATTAATGACCTTAAGAATGTGGCCTGagagggtcagggaaggcctccagAAGAGGCTGACACTTACTGGATCTGAAAGGTTAAATAGGTAGGTATTTGTTAGAAAGATAGTGGATGGGGGTGCTACAGGGCATTTCAAGTTTGGAAGCAGCCTTTGCAAAGGCCCAGAAGTGAGATCCAATGTCTGTGCTATGCCCTCATGAAGGGCCTCAAATGCCAGCCCAAGGGATCAGGCAGGACTTGAATATGAGGGCACTGGGAACCACAAAGGGTTTTAAGAATAGAAGTGAAGTGATACAATCTGGTAGCCATGGGGAGAATGGATTATAGGGAAAAAGAgtaaggcagggagagaggcaaggagaCTCTTGTTAAGGTGAGAAAGGACAGTGGCTTAAAGCAAGTCAGCTACCACCACAGCTCAGCACATGGGCACCAGTCTCTGGGCACATGaaagaagaaggaataaatgTGGACGGACATAGGAgttatttaaaatgcagaaaaggggcgcctgggtggctcagtcagttaagcgtctgactttggctcaggtcatgatctcacagttcatgggttcgagccctgcatcgggctctgtgctgacagctcagagcctggagcctgcttcagattctgtgtctccctctctctctgctctctccccactcatactctgtgtctcaaaaataaataaatgttaaaaacaaatttttaatacaGAATAGTGATTGAATGATGAGAGTTATATGCTAATAACAAGATCTATAATTTATTGAGGACTTATTAATGTGGCAGGCCTCTTGTCAAACACGTTATGGTCCAGATGCattttatacaatttaaaaatatgttaaattttagttttgtacaaaaaaattaagatttcatCAAAACTGGCAtaatttcagggcgcctgggtggctcagtcggttgggtgtctgacttcagctcaggtcatgatcccacggtccaagagttcaagccctgtgtcaggttctgtgctgacagctcagagcctggaacttgctttggattctgtgtctccctctctctgcccctcccccactcatgctctgtctctctctctctctctgtcaaaaataaataaacattaaaaaaaaaaaagctggcataATTTCATAACCGGTAGGCACTCTGTAAACTGTGTTCACATTGCCACAAGGTGGCGCCAACTTAGCTGGTAAACAAACGCTTGCGATCTTTTGTTAGAATTTGTTCTTATTGTGCTGGTTTTTAATACCTCAAAGTACCCAGTCTTAGAATATCTGCGTTCAATGTTTGTACTCGGCTTCTCACTACTTCAATTTTGtaaggtagctattattattcacTTTTACAACAAGGAATTCTAGCCTCGGTTCTCTCGGTCTAGCTCACGGCAGAAAACCACAACTTCTGACCTCAAGTTCACCAAATGGGAGCTCTGCACAGGGCCACTCAGTAGGCATGGAGTGTCTGCTATAAACCTCATAAATGGAGGGTAAGAATTACCCAAAAGTCACCAAATAACCCTTTGGTCTCCAGTAGCTCGGATTCGAGGGATGTGCCCAACAACCAACACGCAGGTAATGGCTGTAATTATCTGATCTGGTCACGATTGGGTATCATCTATAAGGAAGGCTTGAAGGTTTGAGAGCCGGGGGGGAGGTTGCACGGTCTAAAGGCGTGTTCTTCCAGCATACAACACAAAGAACTCAAGACTCCGCCCAAGCCCAGACAAGGAAGGATTTGTGAGTGGAATCCTTCTAGGAAATGAGGGCGGAGCACTTACCCAAAGAGAGAATGCCTCCGAGCCTGCGCACTTCAGTCCGGCACGCCCCTTCCGTACAGCAGTTGGCTAGGATGCTGAGCGCCAAGTCCAGGGTCTTGCGCAGGCGCGCTGGCGGCGAGggcgacgacgacgacgacgcagaggagggggcagggcccgACGAGGGGGCGGGGCCATCATAAATCGCTGACTCGACCGACGAGGGGGCGGAGCCTGAGCCAGCCTGGGACGGGGCGGGACCCGCTGCCGCCGCTCGCCGCAGCAGCGCGAGAAGGGGGCGGAGCCCGCCGCGCGCCCGGAAGCGCTCGATTCCCCCTGCTGCCTTGACGTGGCGTGTGCGGAGGGCTAAGAGCGCACGGCCCAAGGGTGTCTCGTTGGTAGCTGTGTCCTTTCCCCCACCTAGACCCTCCCCGGCCGCCGCTGTGAGCTGCGCGAGGCAGAACGAGAGCGAGTCCGTGAGAGTCGGTTTCGCAGCCGCCATCTTGGCTCAGGCCTAAGGCTCCGCCCCCCTCCTTGCCGTCCGTCCAAGGGAGCGGAACTGGAGGAGGGGCGTGGCCACGCACCTCCTCTCTGACGCTTTTTAAGTAGCGCCGCCGCAGTTATTTTGCAAGTTGGAAGTTGTAGTTCTCAATCCCGGCCCTCTGGACAGTCGCTGAAGGCACGTAGAGTAATGGTTATCTAATCGTGCGAACCCAAGAATCGTGTGCGGTGCATGTTGGGATATGTAGTCCGCGCCTTGCTTAGTACGCTTAGGTTATAGGACGGAGGGGAAACTCTCAGGCGGCTCGCAGTGGGCTGGTTCTTTTGGAGAACCCAGACGTCCGACCATGGAGTCTCAGTACCGTGCTGCCCCAAGTGACGTGGCTATTCCGTCCCCCGCGTGTCCACCACAGCgaccctcccttttccttccggCTCGCTTCGCTGCCCACAGTGATGGCCAGGGCACCGAAGTCCGTGCTGACGGACTCAGGACCGCGAGCAAGGCCAAAAGGGTCAAGTTGCTGTTAGTGGCCGCAGATTGGGAGCTCTTGCTCAGTCAAGTGAATGAGAGGGTTAAACCTACCGAGACCGTTCCCTGCCACTTCCTAGAGCGGCACGGGCTATTGGGCATTTCCGCTTCCGGTGCTGGATTCCCTGGGTTCCGAATGTCTTGCCGCTGTGCTTGTGAACTGAATGGGTGGTTTTTAGGAAACGGGGCTTTATTCACGGCGATGCAGTCAACGTCGCCAGAAGTGGCAAGGGAGAACTAAGACGGGGCGGAGCGGCAGGGAACTGGACATCCCAAGGAAACCCTGAGGTTCACCCTCTTTAGCGGAGTTGTTCCACCAGAGCTGCCCTCCCTGGTGTGGCTGCGATAGCCGGCCGCCTGGGAAATGCTGCTGGACTTGGAATGCCTATGTAGGTTGAGCTCTGGCCCAGGGAAGAAGCTTCTGACAGGACAAACTGTCCTGCACTCCCCAAAGCCTTCGGGTGCCGGGCGTGTGGACTGATCGCAGCGTACCTCCCTGACCTTCTTCACCACCAAAGCAGCCATGTGGGTGGCAAGCCTTGTAGTGTTGTTCGGAGTGTGGCAAAAGCTTCCAACGTGGCTTAGATTTAGTTAAGCACTACCAGATACACACCGGCGAGAAACCATACCTCTGCCATGCGTGTGGCTGTTGCTTCAGTCTGAGCTCCAATCTCTTGCCACACCGTAGTTTCCCACTCAGGGTTCTGGCCCCACAAATTCCCAGAGTGTGGGGAGGCTTTTGGCCGCAGATCTGACTTGGTTAAACACCAACGGCAGCATACCAGTGAGAAGTCCTGTACATGCTGAATGTACTAAGACTCGGCGTTAGTTCCAATCTAATCCAGCGCCAGAGCGCCCACACAGGCAAGAAACCCTACTGTTGTGGGGACTGCAGGAAGAGCTTCAGCTTTAGCTCCAACCTGTTACAGTACCAGCGCTCACACGGGTGTGAAGCTCTTACTGCTTTGCCTGGTGCAGTGACAGCTTTGGGCACAGCTCTTATCTGCTCAAGCCCCAATGTTCACACACTGGGGAGAAGCCTTATAATTGCTGTGAGTGTGGCAGGAATTTCACAGTTTGGACTGCCTAtgacacaaacatacacacataatgaAGAATGATCCTTCAAGTGTTCTGAGTGTGGCTGTGGCTTTAGTGAGTGCATCCAATGCACTGAACACCAGCACATCCACTTGGGTGAATGACCCTTTGCCTGTTCAGAATGTGACAAAATCTTCTCCCACAGCCCCAAGCTCCTTAAACACCAATGCTACCATATAGGCAAGAAGCCCTATAAGTACTCCAGTTGCAGCAAGAGTTTTGTAGACAGTTCAAGTTTGCTGCAGCACCAACATACTCAGGTCAGAAGCCTTACACTTGCAGTGAGTGTGGTAAGAGCTTCAGCCAGAGCTCCTACCTTCTCATCCATCAGGTGGCCCAGAGGGTGAAAAGCCCTATGTCTGCCTGCACTGTGGCAAGGCATTTGCCCACAGCTCCAACCTAGGCCAACACCAACAGATGCACCAGGGTGGCAGCCCCTGCCAATATCCCTGGGTTCAGTTTCAGCCCAAACTTCAGTTCTAACTTTGCTCCAGTCCTCAAGGAGCCTGAGCGGACCAGCATCTCTAACCAAACCTCCTTTCTGCTCCTCTAGGGCTGTTGATTCATGGACTGAATCAGAGAACCCCAGGCTGGAAGAATTATAACCAGTAGAGCTGGGAttactgttttcaaagaaccttccaagaaaagaaagcttAGCCCTGTTTTTTGAGGCC includes the following:
- the TGFB1I1 gene encoding transforming growth factor beta-1-induced transcript 1 protein isoform X2, translating into MEDLDALLSDLETTTSHMPRSGAPKERSPEPFTSPLPYGHQSQTGSGESSGASGDKDHLYSTVCKPRSPKPAAPAAPPFSSSSGVLGTGLCELDRLLQELNATQFNITDEIMSQFPSSKETAGEQKEDQSEDKKRPSLPPSPSPVLPKPSATSATLELDRLMASLSDFRVQNHLPTSGSTQPPVPSSVNEGSPSSPGPTSKGSLDTMLGLLQSDLSRRGVPTQTKGLCGSCNKPIAGQVVTALGRTWHPEHFICGGCSMSLGGSSFFEKDGAPFCPECYFERFSPRCGLCNQPIRHKMVTALGTHWHPEHFCCVSCGEPFGDEGFHEREGRPYCRRDFLQLFAPRCQGCQGPILDNYISALSALWHPDCFVCRECFAPFSGGSFFEHEGRPLCENHFHARRGSLCATCGLPVTGRCVSALGRRFHPDHFTCTFCLRPLTKGSFQERAGKPYCQPCFIKLFG
- the TGFB1I1 gene encoding transforming growth factor beta-1-induced transcript 1 protein isoform X1 codes for the protein MEDLDALLSDLETTTSHMPRSGAPKERSPEPFTSPLPYGHQSQTGSGESSGASGDKDHLYSTVCKPRSPKPAAPAAPPFSSSSGVLGTGLCELDRLLQELNATQFNITDEIMSQFPSSKETAGEQKEDQSEDKKRPSLPPSPSPVLPKPSATSATLELDRLMASLSDFRVQNHVSQLPTSGSTQPPVPSSVNEGSPSSPGPTSKGSLDTMLGLLQSDLSRRGVPTQTKGLCGSCNKPIAGQVVTALGRTWHPEHFICGGCSMSLGGSSFFEKDGAPFCPECYFERFSPRCGLCNQPIRHKMVTALGTHWHPEHFCCVSCGEPFGDEGFHEREGRPYCRRDFLQLFAPRCQGCQGPILDNYISALSALWHPDCFVCRECFAPFSGGSFFEHEGRPLCENHFHARRGSLCATCGLPVTGRCVSALGRRFHPDHFTCTFCLRPLTKGSFQERAGKPYCQPCFIKLFG
- the TGFB1I1 gene encoding transforming growth factor beta-1-induced transcript 1 protein isoform X4 — protein: MPRSGAPKERSPEPFTSPLPYGHQSQTGSGESSGASGDKDHLYSTVCKPRSPKPAAPAAPPFSSSSGVLGTGLCELDRLLQELNATQFNITDEIMSQFPSSKETAGEQKEDQSEDKKRPSLPPSPSPVLPKPSATSATLELDRLMASLSDFRVQNHVSQLPTSGSTQPPVPSSVNEGSPSSPGPTSKGSLDTMLGLLQSDLSRRGVPTQTKGLCGSCNKPIAGQVVTALGRTWHPEHFICGGCSMSLGGSSFFEKDGAPFCPECYFERFSPRCGLCNQPIRHKMVTALGTHWHPEHFCCVSCGEPFGDEGFHEREGRPYCRRDFLQLFAPRCQGCQGPILDNYISALSALWHPDCFVCRECFAPFSGGSFFEHEGRPLCENHFHARRGSLCATCGLPVTGRCVSALGRRFHPDHFTCTFCLRPLTKGSFQERAGKPYCQPCFIKLFG
- the TGFB1I1 gene encoding transforming growth factor beta-1-induced transcript 1 protein isoform X3 — its product is MEDLDALLSDLETTTSHMPRSGAPKERSPEPFTSPLPYGHQSQTGSGESSGASGDKDHLYSTVCKPRSPKPAAPAAPPFSSSSGVLGTGLCELDRLLQELNATQFNITDEIMSQFPSSKETAGEQKEDQSEDKKRPSLPPSPSPVLPKPSATSATLELDRLMASLSDFRVQNHVSQLPTSGSTQPPVPSSVNEGSPSSPGPTSKGSLDTMLGLLQSDLSRRGVPTQTKGLCGSCNKPIAGQVVTALGRTWHPEHFICGGCSMSLGGSSFFEKDGAPFCPECYFERFSPRCGLCNQPIRHVFMSVRAAPTVAGTSCSCSPRAARAVKAPFWITTYPRSAPSGTRTVSSAGNASRPSREAAFSSTRDAHCARTTSTRGVVHCALRVASR